One Aegilops tauschii subsp. strangulata cultivar AL8/78 chromosome 7, Aet v6.0, whole genome shotgun sequence genomic window carries:
- the LOC109763506 gene encoding uncharacterized protein At2g39795, mitochondrial: MSSASLAARLLRRAASSSRASTLSRRCAHSSATSRAPVSLARFHPAAASPSGTTARRFLSSQSPASSSKISPDENLRRVIDSEIECVVESEEGSAQQIDPPEDFPFEIIDNPGDQSIVLKRELAGETIKATVYTNFDTEEDLNNEDSGAENDDDSFKPALQMVVTVEKPGGSILEFECNFNDDELAIENMRLLNRDAKFTENAYEGPQFSDLDESLQKSFHRYLEVRGIKHSLHDWLHEYMMSKDEKEYVVWLKNMREFIEK; encoded by the exons ATGTCGTCGGCGTCCCTCGCCGCCaggctcctccgccgcgccgcctcttCGTCGCGGGCCTCCACCCTATCCCGACGCTGCGCCCACTCCTCCGCGACGTCCCGCGCGCCCGTTTCGCTTGCCCGTttccaccccgccgccgcctccccttcAGGGACCACTGCCCGCCGCTTCCTGTCGTCGCAGTCCCCGGCGTCTTCCTCCAAGATCTCCCCGGACGAGAACCTGAGGCGGGTCATCGACTCCGAGATCGAGTGCGTCGTCGAATCGGAGGAGGGCTCCGCGCAG CAAATTGATCCACCAGAAGACTTCCCCTTTGAGATAATTGATAACCCTGGTGATCAGTCCATCGTTCTCAAAAGAGAGCTTGCAGGAGAGACTATTAAAGCTACTGTCTACACAAATTTTGATACTGAGGAAGATTTGAACAATGAGGACTCTGGTGCTGAGAATGATGATGACTCATTTAAGCCAGCACTTCAGATGGTTGTCACTGTTGAGAAACCAGGAGGCTCAATCCTGGAATTTGAGTGCAACTTTAATGATGATGAACTGGCAATTGAAAATATGAGGTTGCTGAATCGCGATGCCAAGTTTACTGAGAATGCATATGAGGGGCCACAATTCTC TGATCTGGACGAGAGCTTGCAGAAGTCCTTTCACAGGTATCTTGAGGTGAGGGGGATCAAGCACTCGCTGCATGACTGGCTGCACGAGTACATGATGAGCAAGGATGAGAAGGAGTACGTGGTTTGGTTGAAGAACATGAGAGAGTTCATCGAGAAATGA